TTCAGGAAGATTacttctatatttttatttttaattgtgtcTTTGCAAACAAACGCATAAAATTGGGATGGGGGAAGTTTTATAATTGCTTCTTTTTTGAACTTTAACTAAAAAGTCATAGGAAAATTTATAACAAGGGTCAATATACTCCATCGCACATTGCTTTTTGTTCAACCTATTGCTCTCTTCTTCCATTATGATCCACTTGTTAGTTTTGTATCCAAAAATAGTGACATTTGCAGTTTGGTTTTCTAATGAGTATGTCCAGCAACCTTTCTGTAATTGTGGCAGTATCTGCCAGTTGGACTCATTGTCCAAACCATAAACTATTGCAACTCAATCCTATATCCTGGAGCTGAAATTCTATATATGAGTAAATGACAAGACTTGGCTTATGCTACTTATAATTCTATAACCAGAATTATTTGAATTTCTCCTACCTGTTGCTAAGCAAAGCTAAGGCTATTTACTCTTTTGTCAtggttaattaatttcaaagttTGGTGTTGAAAAGGATCATAAATGGACAAATCCAAATTTTATGCCACTAAGTCTGGACTTGTCCTTTTGCCTTTATTTAATCAGTCATCTTATAttcttttggttaaaattttatCAGTTTAATGCTAGTGGACAGTTTTGTGAGGTAGCTGAAATGGTTGGACCAAAATGACTTTGAAAAGAATGCAAATTACTGTCAGCAAGATAGATGGGGTGGGCAGTTAATTACTGGCAGCAAGGTAGACTTTGAAAAGAATTCAAATTACTCACAAGATAGATAGGTGCACCTATgtctcaatttaaattaatttatagtCTTCTTGTTTCCTTTCTGCAGGATAAGGAAATTCAAGAATTGACTGCTGAGTTGGAGAATGCAAGCCAGCAATGTGAAGCACATCGAGAATTGAATAGAAAGATGTCCTGGATATGTATTGGACCTTCAACCTAGTGAATCCTtttgggatttttctttttttttaaaaaatttgttgatgGACTTGAATAGAATTGATTAGCTATGCTTAATGGGATATTAATAAAGTGCCAAGGCCTCATAGTTCAGGATTTAAAACCCCCATCCCCATGACAGtgtattgaattatcaaaaaattaatgaaatatttctttgataatttagtaatttgtaAGGACATCATGATGTTTCTTGAGTCTTGAATAAGAAATTCAGGTGGTTTCATAATGGAGTATCCTTATCATGATGTTTCTTAGCACATCTCAAATACCTGCTAGCAAGCCCTCAATGACAGAAGTGGTGCAAATACTGCAAGTCATTAAGACCCCAATACTGTATTGAGAATCTTACTTTAGTTGCTTCAAAATTTGCAACATGTTCCTTATTGAATTTTTAGTTTAACCCCACTGTTGAAAACCGATTAGCTGGTATGAATATCACAATTTCAAAGATTATACTTTTATCTTCATCTGGATGTCATAGGCCTGTATATAGCATTATTTTTTAACTATGTGGGGACAGTGGATGCTAAatgagctatataatgtagCACGCTTATGCAAGCAAGGTGTAGTTAGATACCTACAATAAGAATACCCAAAGAACCTAAATTATGCACATAAATAGTACATGTTAATGAACTCTGGGGTAACTTCATATCCAAAAGTCAGAACCTTTAACAAAAATTCATCTAGACCACCTTCAATAACATTGGAGGTCCAAATTAATCAAGTTTACAAGAAAAATGTAAATTCAACAAGTTACCAACACTTTGACATGGAGATAAAATAAACTAAGGATGCAAGGAATAAATTATGCCAAAAAGTTCAAAGGAactgcaaaatacaaaaagatggTCCCTCCTTTGCCCTCTACATTCAATATCCAATATTCTTCCAGATGTTCACATGCGTTGTCCAATGTTTGCCtacaaaaattatgaaaacaCATATACAACATAAATATGGCATcatttagggcccgtttggtcatagttttcaaaaattgttatttaaaaagatgtgaaaattgtggtttaaaaagtgttattgaACAACGTGTTTTTAGTGtgagtaaaacaaaaaaatgtgtttggtatcatggtttaaacaacatttttcagtgttcaaaaaatgtaaaatatgtgtttggtatgtgtgtttttaatgataaaaaaagttGACCACgtattaaataacaatttgttaATCCCTTCTTTATCCCTTTCTCTTTAGTCTTCCCTTAGAGcagaaaaccaaaaaaccaaacccacgcAGTCCTCATCTCCATCGACGCCAAAGAAGATCCACGGCTGGGCTTTACGTTCGTCGGAGCTCATCTCCATTGTCAGCACTCCAAGACCCAGCAAGTAATCGAGCTTTTGTCGCCGCCGAGTCGTCGAGCCATATTTTGATCCAGGTTCGAATCTGACTTTCACCTTGTTTGTCAATGGGTTGATTAATGGCGCTGGGTCCGTGAGGGGTGAGGTGGAATGGCGCTGGGTGAAGGGAGTTATGAAGGTGGGTGGAGAGTTCCGAGTTCACTGCAGCTGGTGTGATCTTTGTAGCTGTGTGATCTTTGGGGCGTGAGAAGAGACGAGAGTAAAGAGAGGAGACAGACGACCAAAAAAAGCTGACCAGGTGGGCCTTAATCGAATCTCACTTTTATTACCGAAGTGCCACTGGAAaacaattttgttgttttaaaatCTGCTCTGACTTGATTTCAAAACACGTtgttcaaacattttttttggagCAACAATTTTCAAACAACCCAGAACACAGTAGGTTGACCAAAcgcattttttaaaattttggacactagtgttcagtgtttaaacactgaacactgtGTTTTGGAAAGGGTGACCAAACGGCCCCTTAGTTTAACTAAATGTTCTTTTGCACATTTTCTAATTACAGGagcaatgaaaaaaatataaggaaGAGAGGGAGTGAGAATAACGGGATTATAATACCTTTCTCTTGCATAAGGGAGCTCCAAAATAATAGGTACAACCTTACCCACTATAACATTTGCATTTGTCTCCAGAATAATACTGTGGAAAGCAGAAAGTTAGATTTAAGTGGGTAGATAGAATATCATGAAAGCTCATGAACTTCCAATTGTGGAAAAAAGAATGAAGTAGCCAAAATATCATGGAAGCTCATGAACTCCGAACAGAGGCCCAAGATATGTTAAGAGCTAAATATACCAGCCAAATACTTTACCTAGGATAATTGAATGCATGCTTTGCTTACCTAGTTAGGAACATGACTGCTTGTTGATGAAGGAATCACATTTGGACATCTTCTGCGGTTATGACCCTCTTCATGACACACTCCACATTTCGGCTTTGGTTGACTCTCCCTCCAATCCATCTCAGTCCTTATTCTTGTTGTCATAGGTCGATCTTTGTCTCGTAACATATTGGGGTCAGGGTACAACTTTGGGCCAGCAACCTCCGGCCATAGTGACTTATCCTTGGGCACACAAAAATAATGTGAATAAGTGGCAAGTCATTCTTGTAAACTATAACAAGGGTCAATATACTCTGTTGCATTGATACGTTCCCTGATACAAACTACAAATACatgtgaacaagggatcttATAGATTTCCCATTTGCCACAAGTACACGTGTTATCTTGTAAccttacttcatgactatggtcTCCCCCTTCAAAGCTGTGTGGATTATAGGTTGTGCAAACTTGAAATACACCATTTTACTGGTGAAATGGCCTCACATAatatcttttcccttttttgtaaTTTGCTTCATAGATCTCCATGACATAACTACTGAACTCTTGACCACGTGTAATATCACCCAATATTTTAGTACGCCGATTATTGAAATAGGCGACAAGTTTGCACCAAATGTAGTCAACAAATGTAGATATTGGTAGTCCACGTGCACCTTTTAGAACTCCATTGAAACACTTCGACATATTGGTAATCATTGCCCCATAATGGCATCCACGATCATGTGACATTGTCCACGTCTCCAAACCCTTCTTCACCAGATATGAGTAcggcttctttttctttgtaatagGATCCTTACTGAATTTGAGTTTAGCTTTCTTAAGGCAATCCAATATTTTATCAAGTTTGTGGGCTTGAGTAGCGTGTCCTGCTTTCAAGGCCAGATACTTTAAAAGTGGGTCCTTAAATTGAGTGTTGAAGTTACTAGCAACATGTCTAATGCAATATCGATGATATATCGGTACATAATCATGGGGCCACTGTGCAATGGAAGATATGATAGCTCTATGTCGGTTAGATATTAAACAAATGCTGGAATCAGGTACCACATGTTGTATCGCTGTCCACAGGTAGGATATAAACCATCCCCAACTGGCCCCCATCTCATCATCTACAACCGCAAAGGCAAGCAAAAAAATCTCATTGTTGGCATCAGTAGCCATTGCAATCAACAACTTtcctttatattttctataaagaTGAGTTCCATCAATACTAATTACTGACCTACAATGTGCGAATCCAACAATGGAAGGAACGAAAGCCCAAAACACATACTTGAATATAATAGTACCTGATGTGTCCCCGTTGATCGACCGATAAGACACTTGTGTACCCAGATTACTATCCTTATATGCCAACAACAACTTCTGCAACTTTTGGTACGACTCTTCCCAATTCCCATGTATGTTTGCAATGACCTTTTGTTTCGCATCCCATATCTTGTAGTACGATATTTCATGCTGAAACCTTTCCTTCAAAGATCCTTTATTTTGTAAGTGTGATCTTCAAGTACATATTTATGAAGTTCTTGAGCAAGAAAATTCGAATCCATCATTTTACCATCTTTGTTCACCCCAACTGATGGACAAGTGTGAGGACCGTTGTATACTGTGATGGCCCATAGTCCATTAAGTTTCCATTGTGAGAATGCTCGGACTTTCTATGCACATGACTTGTTCGCGCACTTCACACACAATCTTTACTGGTTGGACCACTCGGTTATATAACTCTTGTTGTTGTCCATAGAGTACACTATTAATGCCTGCCTCACTGCCTCTTTATTAGGGAAAATCAACCCTTTGGTAAAATTCATTCCCTGCACCCAACTTGATGAAAATGGTATCTCAAAATTTGAAGGATCAACTATATTATCCCAAGTGTTTGCATGGAATGACGGGACATGAGCCTCGTAGGTATGGACTATATTCGTAGCATGTCGCGCACCTATATGATCGCCTATATCATCATGACACTTcatacatcatcatcatgaTCACCCACAACATCATTATGAACATTGTTAACATTTTCATAGTGATCAACGTATTTGTGGAAGTCAGCTCTCCCAATCATCTCTTTATACACATCTCTACCATGATCAACATCGCCTTCGCCTTCCCCCCTAGAGATTAAATACATTCTTGTTGATAACTAGATCCGAAAACCTTCATTGGAGTTGGTGTCTCGTGACATGGTAGTGTATAAGCCCCAATTATGGTGCATGGGGTAAGAGTCAGATGAACATTCGCATGTAATGATTGTAATTCTTCCCTTCCACCACCCTCCACAATTGTTTGTTGCACATATTCACCACCAACTTTTGTACGAGCCTCCATACTTATATACAACTCAGTAGCTTTTAACTGGGGCGTAGAGTTTATCCTATCAAACATAATCTTAACATGCTTGTCTCCTTTTTATTTCAATAGGTGTGAAGACAATGCAGTCACTAAAAACTGTATGAAGAGCATGATatataattttgtgtcatgaAACCGATGGTCCAAATCCAgctttttcataattttctttttcaacttcTTTAAATTGATCTCCCGCCTTTTTTTAGCTGAATAATCTCTAACCTTTAATCAGGCCCTTCATACGTCACTCCATGAATCACGTCACTGTGGGGCTCCCcaccataatatatataaatcaattgAACTCATTACAAGCCTATTAAAAGTCAAATGAGTTTACTCAAAGTTAGTGACAATATAACACTTTTATCCGATATGAACTATAAAATATTCTCTCCAAGCAAATATAAAGATAACATTGTATGGTCTACCGaacaattataaacaattgAAATTTTACTATCTCCaagtaaatataaaatataaaatataacattGTATGGTCTGCCAAGTAAAAATAACATTGTTTGGTCCACCAAATATAACATTGgagataatatttttgaaatttccaagcaaatttttattaaagataatATTGTATGATTAACCAAGCACATATAAAATACTATCTCCAAGCaaatacaaatatttaaattttaattctcAAGCAAAATTTTTATATGGTCACTaacctttaaaaattaaaaaccgtTACACCTTACAAATAACAACCCATTACAAATAACAACACATTGcaaatgttaggacatatgtgattcacttgttaggaacatatattactattttatgtaattggctaatcctttgacaaaatgcactttacttgtatttggatagatctaggatgtgtttaatacttcaagaaacatgttgttcaagtctagtattaaagccattaAGATTGgatcaagaaacaagtgaagaaaagttgttcactAGCTGGACAAATAGTTCGACACCTGCGGACAGATAGTTCAATAGCTGCTtgacagatagctatctatcgaggtttaatgaggCTCAACAGATACTATTTATTAAGGTATCTATCAACGTTAccgaaattcagattttcagGTATTATTTTCGGCCTATGCTTATGTATTtatgtagggtttcttttctcacaaccctagacatatataaagcttattttaaaggccgtcacataagagaatacaaggagaacacatgcaaaaggtgaccgatgccttatctCTCTGAAAGAAGTTACTGTGTCTttgtgccttagggttttgtaaccaagtgcttcttgatcttcattgttgataaagtgaagaattttgcagccaataTCTTCTTCAAGTTAGTGTGTTattcacgtactaggagccgtgcatctTTGGTTAGTtacgtattgggatccgtgcaaaaagggtggcattcatatattgaagagtttagaggttctgaagcggaaGAAAGTTTCTGCTGTAaattcatctacggggattgtaaagtctagggacaaaggttttgtattagatctgaaacttctctttactatagtggattgcttttcgggaagggtTCCTCTcaagttttttactgtgaaactagtttgtttcattgatttttCTGGATCATCATatcttatcttatttatttttttcgctgcatgattttgacatgatattgatgtttgtttgttttaacaagttttattcataataaatctaattaacaacttaggtttaaaacttgttaattctatcaagcagggtctaaatttcccaacagcAAATAATAACAACATGTTACTCATACACATCACAAATAACAACCCATTTCATAGAAAAACTCATTACACATTGCAAAGAACAACACATTACAAAGAACAAATAACAACCAATtacaaatacattaaaaaaaaatgcattacaAAGAACTAATTACTCATAAACACTACAAAAGtggtatgtgtgtatatatatctaCCAAATGAAAACTTAATTAACCAggtctaacaaaaaaaaattgataaaggtTTAgatattttcctacaaattgaagaagaataaagcttttaattttgtagagATCAATGAAAGTTTGCtttgaagtaaaaaaagagagtttggGAGTGGGAGAGAATGAAAGTTGCATTTGAAGTGAAAAAATAGTGTGGAAGAGAGCTGAGAAAGTTGTGGTCTATGTGTATTTGTGAtatatttttgagttatggaaaACTGAGATAGTTGGGGTGGCTGGAGAAATTTTAATTGGAAATCGAGTTAagcaaactcaagttccatttaaaaaaaaaaaaaaattttacctcCCAAGAATTCGAGTTTGctagactcgagttccaagcGGGTAAAAAACATTTATCCATCAGGAACTTAAGTTTACTAAACTCGAGCTCCAAGCAGGTATTTACCAgattggaactcaagttccacttttatatatatatatatatatatatatataaatccatGTCAAACGACCTACACCAGGAGGAAATCGAGTTTGGgttggaacttgagtttatcaaactcgagttccaaaaacagTTCAACTTACTAAATACTTTCAGCCGCATGCTATTCatctaatatttttctaaaacgGTGTTGTTCAGCAAATTTTGCCTAATTCTAAAGGACAGATAAAAGATGTAAAATTGGGAGGATGACCCAAAGGTTATGGCATACCCTAAGGCCTTgggatggaaaaaaaagaagaagaagtatcTCACATATAAGAGGGTTGAACCAAAGTTCAAAGGTATgtcttaacttgaaaggttcatagGGCCATAGCCCATTTGCTATCATAATTCCAAATCAAGGCCTTTTTGAAAACGAAAGTCTTGGGCCTAAGGTAACAAATATGCTATGGACCTAGTTTTGGGCCTAAGGTAACAAATGAATCTCTCTAGTTTTGGGCCTCCATGTTGCATGTAATGGTTGAAATGATGTGAGATTAATGGACCTTGAGAGGAATGACATAATGTATCATACCTAGAAGGCTAATTCAAAAgaagaaatgaatgaaataaattaaaatgaagagCCCAAAGGTGATGAATATATTGTTGGCCTATGTTTGAGACAAGGGGTTGAAAATCTATAAACACATTCTAACGAAAGACTATGAGGGTAAGATGAGAGCATTTTGTAAATGGAGCAAGCCCTATAAAACAAGGGGCAGGGCTCataagagaaaagagagtgacTTTGGAATtgggccttcattaaaataGACTTAAAGACTTTTTTAAGAACATTTGAAATGAAAGAAGCTTTTAGAACATGTACTCATCTTCAAGAGTTCTCTTGTATATTTTTTCCACGTGCCATGATGTCTGGCTACACAACCCAAGAGAAGGTTGACCATGTTATGATTGAAGGAGTGGTTCGCTTGCTTTTCCCGGTGTTGAAGGATGTTCTAGGGCCATGGACCTTCACAAGAGTTGACGACTTTTCTAAAGTGGGGAGTGCTGGATCTTAGGAAGATCAAGACTGGTTAGGGATAGAAGGCCTAATCTAGTACGCTCCAGCTCGCATCTTGATTGAACTAGATCCTACTTCACCCCCCAATGAAGGGCGATACTTTATCTTGCTTGAAAAtgatgaagaggaagaggaagaagatgaagagatTGGCCATATGGAGCACTGGACTGATAGTGAGAATGACTGGTCCGTTAGATTACACATTTTCCGATCAAAAGAATGTCCCGTGGGATTTAACTGAAGTAATTTGTGTATAGAGCCCTTGGGAAGAGGAAGATTGGTCCATGAAGTTGAAGAATTTATTTGAGGAAGGGAGCAAGGGAGACACTAGCAACATCTAAGGGGAAGAAGAACGTAATAAAGAGTCAAGTGATCCTTCTACATTCATCATGCCTATTGATGGGCACCTTAGCATTTGGACTTGGGTCGGTTTTTCTAAAGCCATAGGTAAAATGTATTGCAATGCAAGTTCTAAGTACTTTTCAACACTTTTTATAAGATGAATTTTGATTTGGCTCATTTTAATGTGTCCCACAATATTGAAATTCTGCATTAAATGATTCCaatgaatttaaaaatgaaattaataaacaactggaaaagaaaattgaacctatggaaccaacatttgaaactcttaatttggGCAACGATGAGAATCCacgcttaattaaaattggctcCACTTTAAttgaacaagaaaagaaagatctCAAAGAACTCCTCATTgaattatgagaaatatttgcATGGTCCTATTAAGATATGATAGGCATTGATCTAGAAATAGCACAGCACCATATTGATACTCACTCTCACATAATGCCTATCAAGCAAAAGTTGAGGCGCATGAGAACCGAATGGCTCCTTAAGATCAAAGAAGAGGTTACTAAGCGACTGAAGGTAGGGTTCATCAAACTCATGCACCAAGCCGAACGGATAGCCAATGTCGTGCCCGTACCCAAGAAGGATGGGAACATAAGAATGTGTGTGGACTTTAGAGACCTAAACAAGGCTTGTCCCAATGATGATTTCCCTTTACCCCATGTAGATGTCTCAGTGAATAACATTGCTAGTAGTGCTTTGATGCCTTTCATGGATGGTTTCTTCGAGtacaaccaaatcaagatggctcCCAAGGACATGACCGAGACCATTTTCACCATGGAATGGGGAATTTAGTGCTATACAATGATGCCATTTAGACTTAAGAATGTAGGGGCAACTTATCAAAGGATGGTCATAGCCTTgttacatgatatgatgcacAATGAGGTAAAAGTATATATTGATGACATGATAGAGAAGTCCAAAGATAGAGAAGGCCACATAACCAACTTGAGAAAGTTCTTTGAGAGGATCAAAGAATACAAGCTTAGGTTAAATCCACAAAAGTGCACCTTTGGAGTGACCGTCGAAAAATTATTAGGCTTCCTAGTGAGTGATAGAAGGATAGAAGTTGACCTATCTAAGATCAAAGTCATCTTGGACATGCCTCCACccaagagtgagagagagagataaagggATTCCTAGGTTGATTACAGTACATTAGCCGATTCATTGTTAAACTCACTTCCACCTTTGAGCCTATCTTTAAACTTATGAGAAAGAATGAATCCCATACATGGAACGAGGAGTTTCAAAAGGCCTTTGAGATCATCAAAGAATACCTCCTCCACCCACCTATCTTGGTATCCCTAGAGCCTGGAAAACCTTTACTCCTTTACCTTTCAATCATAAAGGATGTTGTAGGGAGCATGTTGATCCAAGAAGATGATGGTAAGAATGAGAGTCGTGCACTACTTGAGTAAGAGGCTGCATGACTATGAGACTAGGTACACATCCATAGAAAAATCTTGTTTTGCTCTTGTGTGGCTGTATAGAAGTTGAGACACATCATCAGACCATTCCAAGTGTGGATAGTTTCCAGAATGGACCCTTTGAAGTACTTGTTTGAAAAACCCGCCTTGAGTGGGAGATTATCGAGATGTTTGATCTTATTGGCCGAGTTTGATTTAAAGTATATGGCTAGAAAAATTATCAAGGGGAGTGCCATATCAGACTTTTGCACCGAGAACCCTATGGAAGGAGAAGGTAGTAAAGAAGACTTTCTTGATGAGAGCATACTAAACATAAAGCTTGGAGCAAGGAAgatgtattttgatggagtAATGACCCAATATGGAAATGGGATAGGAATATTGTTGATTATCCCCTACAAATCACACATACCCGTGGTTGTTAAGTTGAACTTTGAAGCAATCAATAACATGGAAGAATATCAGGCTTGTATTGTTGGAATGGAAGCCCTACAAGAGCTGAGGGCAAAGGAAGCCGAGGTTTATGGAGATTCTACTCTAGTCATAGCCCAAGCCCAGAAGTTGTGGAAAGTGAAAGAGGAACATCTAAATCCCTACCAAAAATACTTAAAGGAGTTGACAAGGACTTTTGATATAAGATTGAGTACACTATCATCTTTAGAACTCAAAATCAGTTTGCAGATGTGTTAGCTACTCTGGCTCCCATGGTTGAGATACTCGAGGGAGTGTGGACTCGTCCTTTAGAGATTGAGTAGAAGTATCAAGTGGTACATAAGGGGAAAGAAGACCTAGCATCTTAGCCATAGAAGAGGAAGAAGTCCCTTGGTATTATGATAGAATCATGGAAGAAAGATGAAGTTAAGAGAATCATGGAAGAAATCCACTAAGAAATCTATGATCCTCATATGAATGGAAAGATGCTAGCAAAGAAAATCTTGAGGATGGGATACTACTGGTTTACAATGGAAACCAATTGCATAGACTTTGTGAAGTATTGCCATGATTGCCAAACACATGCCAATCTAAACCATGTACCACCTAGTGAGCATAAATGTGATTGGAAGGATAGCTCCTAAAGCCTCGAATGGACATGAGTGCATTTTAGTTGCAATTGACTACTTCATTAAGTATGTAGAAACTGCCTCCTATTTTGTGCTGAAAGCCAAGCATATGGCCCGAATTATAGAAAACAACACCATCTGTTGATTTGGAGTACCGCAAGAGATCATCTTCGACAATAGGTCTCACTCTGAAGGAGAAGTCCGAAAGATCATAGAATTGCATAAGATCGAGCATCATAAGTCTTTAGTATTGACCACAGACTAATGGTGTCGTAGAAGCAGCCAACAAGAATGTTAAGAATATCCTAGCCAATATGGTAGTAGCATAAGAGGATTGGTCCAAAAAACTCCCTTTCACTTTACGGGGCTATAGGACTTCTATTCGAGTATCAACCAGGGCAACCCCCTACTCTTTGATGCTTGGGAGTGAGGTGGTGCTTCTTATTAAGATGAAGATACAATCTTTAAAAGTGTTAGTGGAGACCAAAGCCCTAGAAGGGGATTGGATGAGGGAGAGATATAAGCGATTAGGTGAGTCACTCGACTGCCGTAGTGAGGGTTTGCACTTG
This genomic stretch from Quercus robur chromosome 4, dhQueRobu3.1, whole genome shotgun sequence harbors:
- the LOC126721787 gene encoding uncharacterized protein LOC126721787, translated to MDPLKYLFEKPALSGRLSRCLILLAEFDLKYMARKIIKGSAISDFCTENPMEGEGSKEDFLDESILNIKLGARKMYFDGVMTQYGNGIGILLIIPYKSHIPVVVKLNFEAINNMEEYQACIVGMEALQELRAKEAEVYGDSTLVIAQAQKLWKVKEEHLNPYQKYLKELTRTFDIRLSTLSSLELKISLQMC